One genomic segment of Bacteroides caccae includes these proteins:
- a CDS encoding DUF6064 family protein gives MEIFWRTIAYYNSATWLLQIVIILIGIVLTALLICRPRPCVKMGMKFYMIGLYSWISVIYYYIYCEERSYNGVMAMFWGVMAIIWIWDTITGYTTFERTHKYDILSYILLAMPFIYPLVSLARGLSFPEMTSPVMPCSVVVFTIGLLLLFAHKVNMFLVLFLCHWSLIGLSKTYFFQIPEDFLLASATIPGLYLFFREYFLNNLHADTKPKAKYINWLLITVCIGLAILLTTTMFLELVPKN, from the coding sequence ATGGAGATTTTTTGGAGAACAATCGCATATTATAATTCAGCCACCTGGCTTTTGCAGATAGTTATTATTCTTATTGGTATCGTGCTGACAGCATTGCTCATCTGCCGGCCACGTCCGTGTGTGAAAATGGGAATGAAGTTCTACATGATAGGGCTGTATTCATGGATTTCAGTTATCTATTATTATATTTATTGTGAGGAACGCAGCTATAATGGAGTAATGGCTATGTTTTGGGGAGTAATGGCTATTATCTGGATTTGGGATACTATTACGGGATATACAACTTTTGAACGTACACATAAGTATGATATCTTATCGTATATCTTGTTGGCAATGCCTTTTATATACCCACTGGTTTCGTTGGCCCGCGGACTTAGTTTCCCGGAAATGACCTCTCCGGTAATGCCCTGTTCCGTGGTGGTATTTACAATCGGACTACTATTGCTGTTTGCTCATAAAGTGAATATGTTTCTGGTGCTTTTTCTTTGCCACTGGTCATTGATAGGATTATCCAAAACTTATTTCTTCCAGATTCCGGAAGACTTTTTGTTGGCAAGTGCAACCATTCCCGGCTTGTATCTTTTCTTCAGAGAGTATTTCCTGAATAACCTGCATGCCGATACGAAGCCGAAAGCAAAATATATTAATTGGTTATTAATAACTGTCTGTATCGGATTGGCTATATTACTGACCACTACAATGTTTCTGGAATTAGTACCCAAAAACTAA
- a CDS encoding threonine/serine exporter family protein, giving the protein MKTSESLLSKGKFIAEYSAHLMGAGVHTSRVVRNSKRIGEAFGLDVKLGVFHKNIILTIIDKQTNEACNEVIDIPAHPISFEHNSELSALSWEAVDNRLSLEELTEKYRKIVSAPMIHPLFVLLLVGFANASFCKLFGGDLISMGIVFSATITGFYLKQQMQKKKINHYITFIVSAFVASLCASTALIFDTTSEIALATSVLYLVPGVPLINGVIDVVEGYVLTGFARLTEASLLIVSIAIGLSFTLLMVKNSLI; this is encoded by the coding sequence ATGAAGACAAGCGAATCTTTATTATCAAAAGGAAAATTCATTGCCGAATATTCTGCCCACCTAATGGGAGCCGGAGTACATACTTCGCGGGTTGTCCGTAATTCCAAACGTATCGGTGAGGCTTTCGGGCTAGACGTAAAATTAGGAGTATTTCATAAAAACATCATTCTTACGATTATTGACAAACAAACCAATGAGGCTTGCAACGAGGTTATAGACATTCCTGCACATCCTATTAGTTTTGAACATAACTCGGAATTAAGTGCATTGAGTTGGGAAGCCGTGGACAATCGCCTCTCGTTGGAAGAACTGACGGAAAAATACAGGAAAATAGTTTCCGCTCCGATGATACATCCTCTTTTTGTATTATTGCTGGTAGGATTTGCCAATGCTTCTTTCTGTAAACTGTTCGGAGGGGATTTGATTTCTATGGGCATTGTTTTCTCAGCCACAATTACAGGATTTTACCTGAAACAACAGATGCAGAAAAAGAAAATCAATCATTATATAACATTTATTGTTTCGGCGTTCGTGGCTTCCCTATGTGCATCCACAGCTTTGATATTTGATACGACTTCCGAAATAGCACTGGCAACCAGCGTACTGTATCTCGTTCCGGGGGTGCCTTTGATTAATGGTGTGATTGATGTGGTAGAAGGATATGTCCTGACCGGATTTGCCCGCTTGACGGAGGCGTCCTTGCTGATTGTCAGCATTGCGATCGGCCTTTCCTTTACATTATTAATGGTAAAAAACAGCTTAATTTGA
- a CDS encoding sensor histidine kinase produces MEVNEQTLYDDELLNILPDGVIILDINGKIIQLNQQALTELHVHSSVNTMMPLPTSQIFKLLNNKEDILSTILEKISQGERIYTLPEHTYIQEQVDHTQFPIRGEFATIRNKGNLKTILFFFRNITVELTQEYILNTALQRTRIYPWYYDINRSEFTLDNRYFTHLGIPAGENNTLTMEEYVSMIHPDDRQTMADAFVVQLSGIETFDKAVPFRLRRGDGTWEWFEGQSTYIANISGHPYRLVGICMSIQEYKDIENTLIEARKKAEESDRLKMAFLANMSHEIRTPLNAIVGFSDVIASTYNELSDEERADFVRLISINSEHLVRLIDDILDLSKIESNTIKFTYSCCSLKSMMKDIEKEQAVKQLPEIEIKALLPDDDIYINTDATRLKQVICNFINNARKFTEKGYIHFGFTSHSEKDQLVYLFVEDTGEGIPQECQKEIFDRFYKVNTFKQGTGLGLSICKTIVEHLQGSISVESEIGKGSRFIVTLPFKRQSKGV; encoded by the coding sequence ATGGAAGTGAACGAACAAACACTCTACGATGATGAATTGCTGAATATTCTACCTGACGGAGTTATTATATTGGATATAAATGGAAAAATCATACAACTAAATCAGCAAGCTCTTACAGAACTTCATGTTCATTCATCTGTCAATACAATGATGCCCCTCCCTACAAGTCAGATATTCAAGCTATTGAATAATAAAGAAGATATTTTGTCAACTATCTTAGAGAAGATTAGTCAAGGTGAGAGGATATATACACTTCCAGAACATACCTATATACAGGAGCAAGTAGACCATACACAATTCCCTATAAGGGGAGAATTTGCTACAATCAGAAATAAAGGAAACTTAAAAACCATCTTGTTCTTTTTTCGTAATATTACAGTGGAACTCACACAAGAATATATTCTGAACACTGCTTTGCAAAGGACCAGAATATATCCTTGGTATTACGATATAAATCGAAGTGAGTTTACTTTAGATAATCGTTATTTTACCCATTTGGGTATTCCGGCTGGAGAAAACAACACCTTAACAATGGAAGAATATGTAAGCATGATTCACCCGGACGATCGACAAACTATGGCTGATGCCTTTGTCGTACAACTCAGCGGCATTGAAACATTTGATAAAGCTGTTCCATTTCGATTGCGTCGTGGAGACGGTACATGGGAATGGTTTGAAGGACAATCCACGTATATCGCAAATATCTCCGGACATCCTTATCGGTTAGTGGGAATCTGTATGAGTATTCAGGAATATAAAGATATAGAAAACACTCTGATTGAAGCTCGTAAAAAAGCAGAAGAAAGTGATCGGCTTAAAATGGCATTTTTGGCAAATATGAGCCATGAAATCCGGACACCGTTAAATGCGATAGTAGGTTTCTCAGATGTCATTGCTTCCACTTATAATGAATTAAGCGATGAAGAACGGGCTGACTTTGTAAGGTTAATCAGTATCAACAGCGAGCATTTGGTACGATTGATTGATGATATACTTGACTTATCAAAAATAGAATCAAACACGATTAAATTCACTTATTCCTGTTGTTCCCTAAAATCCATGATGAAAGATATAGAGAAAGAACAAGCAGTAAAACAGTTGCCGGAAATTGAAATAAAAGCGTTACTACCGGATGATGACATTTACATTAATACCGACGCGACACGCTTGAAACAGGTTATTTGCAATTTCATAAACAATGCCCGCAAATTTACAGAGAAAGGTTATATCCATTTCGGCTTCACATCACATTCAGAGAAAGACCAATTGGTTTACCTGTTTGTGGAAGATACGGGAGAAGGAATTCCGCAAGAATGCCAGAAAGAGATATTCGACCGTTTCTATAAGGTCAATACTTTCAAACAAGGTACGGGGCTAGGGCTTTCTATCTGCAAAACGATTGTAGAGCACCTACAAGGAAGTATTTCGGTTGAATCGGAAATCGGAAAAGGAAGCCGCTTTATTGTGACATTGCCGTTTAAAAGGCAATCGAAAGGAGTTTAA
- a CDS encoding TlpA family protein disulfide reductase has product MKHLFSFLIIASLLLFGCRSKTQSNFQPELSEQAEESYSLPEEYAEEVIVTGKVLNRDFYPNEKDLTLIIPFFRKMENQYCAPIQKDGSFSFRFPIFAKIREISIRNYAEHLYVHPGDSVYVEIDFKDMFHPKVTGDAEKLNQEILAFTENAYYYIQNYSIGSNLNNNDFETELKREYNLRLERRQEYIQKYKPSEEVEFLTEELLKQDYYYALLLYASHIQDETGKELERYHALLPEINGLYHKGILSARLFDIAESVENYVLFGMALKNRKYPKIEDMMSLIGENTLNQYLYTKMMANCLTANDTLALAKRHAQFDSIVKMPHLRAQITQIYNRTKSYLENPQSVSDNLLYGVFHENASQKTSMSFMEPIYEMLEKDRGKVIYFDFWVKWCPPCLTEMEPLKQLRSKYSTKDLVIYSICGSEPKEEWEECLDKYSLRNRGIECIYANDFFGKENYQKICNQWNVHDMPYYILINRKGQIIDFGSSARPSNPNLRSRIEEAVKNIK; this is encoded by the coding sequence ATGAAACATCTTTTTTCTTTTCTGATAATAGCTTCTTTGCTGTTATTTGGTTGCCGTTCAAAAACACAAAGTAATTTTCAGCCTGAACTTTCTGAACAAGCGGAGGAAAGCTATTCTTTACCTGAAGAATACGCTGAAGAAGTGATTGTTACAGGCAAGGTGCTGAACCGGGATTTTTATCCTAATGAAAAAGATTTGACTCTTATTATTCCTTTTTTTAGAAAAATGGAGAATCAGTACTGTGCACCTATCCAAAAGGATGGATCATTCTCTTTCCGTTTTCCTATTTTTGCAAAAATAAGGGAGATTTCTATTCGTAATTATGCCGAACATTTGTATGTGCATCCGGGGGATAGTGTATACGTAGAGATTGATTTTAAAGATATGTTTCATCCCAAAGTAACGGGTGATGCTGAAAAATTAAACCAAGAAATATTGGCTTTTACTGAGAATGCTTATTACTATATACAGAATTATAGTATAGGATCTAATTTGAATAATAATGATTTTGAAACAGAACTTAAAAGGGAGTATAATCTTCGTTTGGAACGTAGGCAAGAGTATATACAAAAATATAAGCCGTCAGAAGAAGTTGAATTTCTCACAGAAGAACTATTGAAACAGGATTATTATTATGCTTTGCTACTTTATGCTTCTCACATCCAAGATGAAACTGGTAAGGAGTTGGAGCGCTATCATGCGTTGTTGCCTGAAATTAACGGGCTTTACCATAAAGGCATACTATCAGCACGTTTATTTGATATTGCTGAAAGTGTAGAAAACTATGTTTTATTTGGAATGGCTTTGAAAAATAGGAAATATCCGAAGATAGAGGATATGATGTCTCTAATTGGGGAGAACACATTGAATCAGTATTTGTATACAAAGATGATGGCTAATTGTTTGACGGCTAATGATACACTTGCTTTAGCAAAACGACACGCACAGTTTGATTCAATAGTGAAGATGCCGCATTTACGTGCACAGATTACCCAAATATATAATCGGACTAAGTCATATTTGGAAAATCCTCAATCGGTTTCCGATAATTTATTGTATGGGGTATTTCATGAAAATGCAAGTCAAAAAACGTCTATGTCATTTATGGAACCTATTTATGAAATGCTCGAGAAAGATCGTGGAAAAGTGATCTATTTTGATTTTTGGGTTAAGTGGTGCCCTCCTTGTTTAACGGAGATGGAACCGTTGAAGCAGTTACGCAGTAAGTATTCTACAAAAGATTTGGTCATATATTCTATATGTGGCAGCGAACCGAAAGAGGAGTGGGAGGAGTGCCTGGATAAGTATTCATTGAGGAACCGGGGAATTGAATGTATTTATGCAAATGATTTTTTTGGAAAAGAAAATTATCAGAAGATTTGTAACCAATGGAATGTGCATGATATGCCATATTATATCTTGATAAACAGAAAAGGACAGATTATTGATTTTGGTAGTTCGGCACGTCCGAGTAATCCGAATTTGCGATCTAGAATTGAGGAGGCGGTTAAAAATATAAAATAA
- a CDS encoding helix-turn-helix domain-containing protein translates to MESDIPNFDLPVDYIVGEGYEIDLSKRYKNFPCRVRSGFFILCVKGVMQTTINGNLHHIGENDLITLLPGYFMEILDFSPDIHIYYAGFSAGFIEGINLMKSTEHLLPVIMENPIITLSPLQACSYKMFYESSILSYASPRTQANKEIVKAVLTMFVQGATEIYKMQNNLYLSSQSRKYEIYQEFLKLVMKYYIVHHGTSFYANQLGLSLPHFCSTIKKVAGNTPLEVIASVILMDAKSRLKSTNEPVKNIALSLGFNNISFFNKFFKQHTGVTPQEYRGH, encoded by the coding sequence ATGGAGAGTGATATACCTAATTTTGATTTGCCAGTTGATTATATTGTTGGAGAAGGATATGAGATAGATTTATCAAAAAGGTACAAGAACTTTCCTTGTAGGGTAAGGTCCGGTTTTTTCATCCTCTGTGTTAAGGGAGTAATGCAAACAACAATCAATGGAAATCTTCATCATATTGGTGAAAACGATTTGATAACCTTACTGCCTGGTTATTTTATGGAAATTCTTGATTTCTCACCGGATATTCATATCTATTATGCTGGGTTCTCAGCCGGATTTATAGAAGGTATAAATTTAATGAAATCCACAGAACATCTTCTTCCTGTAATTATGGAAAACCCAATAATAACGTTGTCTCCATTACAAGCTTGTAGCTACAAGATGTTTTATGAATCGTCAATACTGTCATATGCTTCACCTCGTACACAGGCAAATAAAGAGATAGTAAAAGCTGTCCTTACTATGTTCGTTCAGGGAGCCACTGAGATTTACAAGATGCAAAATAACCTGTATCTATCTTCCCAATCAAGGAAGTATGAGATTTATCAGGAGTTTCTGAAATTGGTCATGAAATATTATATAGTTCATCATGGGACTTCCTTTTATGCCAATCAACTGGGGCTTAGTTTGCCACATTTCTGTTCGACAATAAAAAAAGTTGCTGGAAATACCCCATTGGAAGTGATTGCCTCCGTTATCTTAATGGACGCAAAATCCCGGTTAAAATCGACTAATGAGCCTGTGAAGAATATTGCCTTATCTTTGGGATTTAATAATATTTCTTTCTTCAACAAGTTCTTTAAGCAGCATACAGGAGTTACTCCACAAGAGTACAGAGGGCATTAA
- a CDS encoding threonine/serine exporter family protein produces MVALDILSDGFFAAVAGIGFGAISDPPLRAFKMIAILAALGHACRFCLMTYLGVDIATASLFAGLVIGFGSLWLGKRVYCPMTVLYIPALLPMIPGKFAYNMVFSLIMCLQNMNDPEQLDKFMGMFFSNSLIASTVIFMLAVGATFPMFLFPHRAFSLTRH; encoded by the coding sequence ATGGTAGCACTCGATATTCTTTCCGATGGATTTTTTGCAGCAGTGGCGGGTATAGGCTTCGGAGCTATTTCCGACCCACCTTTGCGCGCATTTAAAATGATTGCGATTTTAGCGGCATTAGGACACGCATGTCGTTTTTGCCTGATGACTTATTTAGGGGTAGATATTGCTACCGCTTCTTTATTTGCCGGTTTGGTAATAGGTTTTGGTAGTCTATGGCTGGGAAAAAGGGTCTATTGCCCAATGACGGTACTCTATATTCCGGCATTGCTTCCGATGATTCCGGGCAAGTTTGCCTATAATATGGTATTTTCACTGATTATGTGTTTACAGAATATGAATGACCCGGAGCAACTGGATAAATTCATGGGTATGTTTTTCTCCAATAGCTTGATAGCCAGTACTGTAATATTCATGTTGGCGGTAGGAGCCACATTCCCGATGTTCCTGTTTCCACACCGGGCTTTTTCTTTAACAAGACATTAA